A stretch of the Aegilops tauschii subsp. strangulata cultivar AL8/78 chromosome 4, Aet v6.0, whole genome shotgun sequence genome encodes the following:
- the LOC109780812 gene encoding pollen allergen Phl p 1-like translates to MASSSVLLVAAVLAAVVWGAHGIAKVPPGPNITASPASYGNKWLDAKTTWYGKPTGAGPKDNGGACGYKEVDKAPFHGMTSCGNIPIFKDGRGCGSCFELKCTKPEACSGKPTIVTITDKNEEPIAPYHFDLSGHAFGSMAKKGEEQKLRDAGEVEIKFRRVKCKYPPGTKVNFHVEKSSNENYLALVIKFLQGDGDVVGVDIKQKGEDKWTELNESWGAVWRIDTPHKLIGPFSVRYTTEGGTKTTVEDVIPKGWKPDTSYEAKGGY, encoded by the coding sequence ATGGCTTCCTCGTCGGTGCTGCTGGTTGCGGCGGTGTTGGCCGCGGTCGTGTGGGGCGCGCACGGCATCGCCAAGGTTCCCCCGGGCCCCAACATCACGGCGTCGCCTGCGAGCTACGGCAACAAGTGGCTGGACGCCAAGACCACGTGGTACGGCAAGCCGACGGGCGCCGGGCCCAAGGACAACGGCGGCGCCTGCGGGTACAAGGAGGTGGACAAGGCCCCCTTCCACGGCATGACCTCCTGCGGCAACATCCCCATCTTCAAGGACGGCCGCGGCTGCGGCTCCTGCTTCGAGCTCAAGTGCACCAAGCCCGAGGCCTGCTCCGGCAAGCCCACCATCGTCACCATCACCGACAAGAACGAGGAGCCCATCGCCCCCTACCACTTCGACCTCTCCGGCCACGCCTTCGGCTCCATGGCCAAGAAGGGCGAGGAGCAGAAGCTGcgcgacgccggcgaggtggagATCAAGTTCCGGCGCGTCAAGTGCAAGTACCCGCCGGGCACCAAGGTGAACTTCCACGTGGAGAAGTCCTCCAACGAAAACTACCTGGCGCTGGTGATCAAGTTCCTCCAAGGCGACGGCGACGTGGTGGGCGTGGACATCAAGCAGAAGGGCGAGGACAAGTGGACCGAGCTCAACGAGTCGTGGGGAGCCGTGTGGAGGATCGACACCCCCCACAAGCTCATCGGCCCCTTCTCCGTCCGCTACACCACCGAGGGCGGCACCAAGACGACCGTCGAGGACGTCATCCCCAAGGGCTGGAAGCCCGACACCTCCTACGAGGCCAAGGGCGGCTACtga
- the LOC141021407 gene encoding UTP--glucose-1-phosphate uridylyltransferase-like encodes MEGDEIAVVAATEAEVLGSAEAETEEHIMTQIDSLNKKCGSNVPLLLTHEDTLKIVEKYANSNIQIHTFSQSQYPRVVTDEFLPWPSRDR; translated from the exons ATGGAAGGGGACGAAATAgccgtcgtggcggcgacggAGGCTGAGGTGCTGGGGTCGGCGGAGGCGGAGACGGAGGAACACATCATGACCCAAATCGAT TCCCTGAACAAGAAGTGCGGCAGCAATGTGCCGCTGCTCCTGACCCATGAGGACACATTGAAG ATTGTCGAGAAATACGCCAATTCAAACATCCAAATCCATACGTTTAGCCAG AGCCAATATCCTCGTGTTGTGACGGATGAGTTCTTGCCATGGCCTTCCAGGGACCGTTAA